The DNA window GAGCGGCACCGGATCGCGCCCCGTGTCGGCGACCCGCCCCGCGAACACTGAGACGAACGCCGGGGCGCCGCCGGCCACGGCGGCGGCGACATCCCGCACGTGGTCGAGCGCGAGAAGCGCCGTCACGTTGACCTTCACGCCCGCGCTCGTAAGATCTCGCACCAGTGGAATCGACGACTCGCCGCGGGTGTTTGTGATCGGGATCTTGACGTAGACTTGCTCGCCCCACCCCGCGATCTCGCGTGCTTGCCGACGCATCTCGGCGAACTCGTCGGCGAACACCTCGAACGAGATCGGACGATCGGGAATGTGCTCGAGCACGTCCAGGGCGAACGCTCGGTAGTCTGCGACCCCGGCCTTGCGCATCAACGTCGGGTTTGTCGTAAAGCCGCGGACCAGTGGGTTCCGATAGAGTTCGAGCATCGCGGCCTTGTCGGCTCCGTCGGCGAACACCTTCACGTTGAGCACCGGTGCCGTCATCGCGCTCCCTCCTCCGCTCGCGCCGCGCGTTGCCGGACGATCCAGTCGGCGGCGTCGCGCAGCGTTCCCGTGGTGTGATCAGCGGGGAAACCGTACGACGGCTCGCCCCACCCGGACCCGAGCAGTACCGTAATGCATCCCGCGCGACGACCGGCCTCGACGTCCTTCCACCGATCGCCGACCATGAAGCTTCCGGCAAAACTGATTCTATATCGCTCGGCCGCCTGGAACAAGAGCCCGGGGCGCGGCTTGCGGCACTCGCACCCGTCACGATCGTCGTGATAGCAGACGAACATCTCCGTCAACGGCAACCTCGCGAGTAGCGCCGCGTTGATCGCCTCGACCACCTCGCGGCGTTGTGCGCCTCGGGCGACGTCGGGCTGGTTCGTCACGCCGATCAGAAGAAACCCTGCGCGCGCAAGCGTGGCGAGCGCGTCCGGGACGTCGTCGGGGATCTCGAGCTCCGCGAGGCTCTGCGGAGGATGTGGACGGCCCGCGCGCACGATCGCGCGGTTCACCACACCGTCGCGGTCGAGGAACACGGCGGGACAAGCCCCGTGGTTCACCGCACGGACTCCCACTTCGTGGTCGCGCGCTTCAGATCCGGGTGCGACACCAGCAGATGCCAAACGACCGCCTGAAACGCCTCCGCGTGGGGAGTGACGCGGTCCGGACTCACCGTAGGGATAAGGACGCACGCATTGGCCACCTGCGCAGTGTACCCGCCAGTCCGTCCGACGATGCCGACCACGCGAGCGCCGATTTGTTTCGCGTACTGGAGCGCCCGCACGAGGTTCGGACTTACGTTCTTCTCGAGATCCCCTCCGCCAACCGAGAACACAAGCACCAGGTCCCGGGGCTGCAGCCTGCTGGTTCGGAGCCACGCCTCGAAGACCGTCGGCCACCCCTCGTCGTTGGTCCTCGCCGTCAGCTCAGAGACGTTGTCCGTCGGGGCGTAGGCCTCGATCTCCGCGATCTTCCGGAAGTCGTTGACGGCGTGGGACGCGTTCGCGGCGCTCCCACCGACCCCGAGGATGAACAGCCGTCCCCCCTGCGCCCGCGTCTCTGCCAGCAGGGCGACGGCCCGGTCGATCGCGGCGACGTCGAGTTGCCGCACGATCTTGGCCGTCTCATCAAGATAATGCCGCGTGAAGCTCATCTCAACGCCTCCTCAATCCCCCGGAGAGCCGGCGGCACGGTTTGTCGCGGAACCACAGCGCGCCCGACGACGCGTGCCGACCCGAGCGGTTACCGCTCCGTCCACGCCCACGATGCGCGGCCGGCGCGTCGATCGCACAGCCGCCTGAAGAACCCGGCCGCCCACGCGAAGTGCATGCTGGGAAACGCCGCCGCGAGCCACGGCCACAGCGCCCATTTTCGTGATCCGACGCAGATGGACGCCGCGACCGCCGCGTCACACACGAGATACAGCCCAACGAGCGCACCGAAGCCGGCAAGCGCCCACCGGTTGGCAATCGACAGCAGCGCGAGGACCACGAGCATCGCCACAAACGCCGCGGGCACCACTTGACGCCACGAGGTCAGGTTCCCGTGCTTTAACAGGTTTCCGGCCCGGGCTCCGCCGTACCGGAAGTACAGCCGCCAGAGCTCCCCCAGGCGTTCGCGAGGGTAGTAGCCGACGACCGTCCCCGCATCCAGGTACACGCGGCCTCCGCCTTCGCGGATCCGCTGGTTGATATCGGAGTCCTCGCTCAAGAGCGGCGACTCCTCGTCGAACATCCCCACCCGCTCGAACACCTCGCGTCTGAAGCAGCCAAGGTACACGGTGTCGACGAAGCCGCTTCGTTTACCGAGCCGGAACTGGGCGTTGCCCGCGCCGAAGGGGTGCGACATCGCCAGTCCGATCGCTTCCTGAGGGGTGCCTGACGCGACGGCGCGCTGCACCCCGCCAACGTTGTCCGCACCGCTCTCCTGCAGCGCTCGAACGCAGCGTTCGAGGTAGTCGCGCGGCAGTATCGTCCGGGCGTCCACACGCGCGATCACCTCGCCCTGCGCCGCGCGGATCCCGATGTTCATCGCCGCCGGTCGCTGCCGTCCCGGGTTGTCGAGCACGCGAATCTCCGGCGCCGGCAGCGCTTGCACGCGTTCGAGCGCCTCCCGCGTTCCGTCGTCGCTCATCCCGTCCACAACCAGAATCTCCATGTGGTCGTGCGGATATGTCTGCTCGAGCAACCGCCGCACACAGCCTTCGATGTGCCGCGCGTCGTTTCGGACGGGCACCACGACGGACACGAACGCGTGGCTCGCGTCCACGGTCATCCGCGCGCCGCGCTCGGGGCGCTTCCCGGAGCGCCCGTCCGCTCCGCGGGCCGGATCCGGCGCGAGAACGACCGGCGCTGACGCCACCGCCAGATCTTGATCGCCAACGTGCGGAGCGCCGGCTCCGGGATCGCTGCCACGGCCGCGCGGGCCAAGAGCGCGCGCGGCCCTGGCAGCGCGTCTGCAACGATGCGCCCGAACCCGCGCTTGTCACCTTTCGCGAGATACGCCGCCGCCAAATTGGCCCGGCACCGCCGTAGTACCTCGTCGGCGCCGAACGCCGTGCGTTCTTCTTCGCTCATCTGCGCGAACAGCCGCTCGAACATCTCCAACGCGTTCCGCTTCAGGATCCATTGGATGTCCATGGTCGTGTTGCTGTTCTCGCGGATCTCCACGACGACCAGATCCTCCGGTTGGTACCCGAACCGCACGCCGGCGCGCATCAGCCGCAGGCACAGGTCCCATTCCTCGGGATAGTAACGATCCTCACAGAAGAAGAACCCGCCGCGCAGGATGTCCCCGCGGACCATCAGCGTATTCGGGTTGACGAGCGAGGACCGAAGTAGCGCGCGGAACACATCGCCGTCCGGGATATTGGCTCGGCGGCCGTAGAATTGGTGCGGAGCGTCGCTGAAGAAGTGCAGCGCGTCACAGAACACGGCGCCGCAATCGGGGCGGGTCTCGAGGAACGCGACCTGGCGACCGACCTTCTCGGGCAGGTAGTAGTCGTCGGCATCAAGCAGCGTGACGTACGCGCCGGTGCTCGCACGGATCCCGTTGTTGCGGGCCGGACCCTGCCCCCGGTTCGGTTGCGACAGGTAGTGCACGCGCGGGTCGCCGGAGCCGCGGGCGATCCCGGCGGTACGGTCGCTGGAACCGTCGTCGACGACGATGATCTCAAGATTCCGGTACGTCTGGGTGAGCGCGCTCCGCAGGGAACGCTCGAGGAACCGCTCGGCATTGTACGCGGGAACGATCACGGACACCAGCGGTGAGGAGGCCCTTTCCATCGTCTTCAGCCTTCGTGTGCGGCCGCGTCTCCGGGACAACGCGACACGGTTGGCCAGATCCGCTCCAGCAGGGCGAGGTCCTGGGGGCGGTCGATCCACCAGAGCCCCTCGTCGTGGGACATCCGGTAGCCGTACAGCGCTTCCCCACGCGCGAGCAGCGCCGGAAACACGTCCCGGCCGAAATCCACGAGACCGGTCGCCGGGATCTCGTCAAGCACACCTGGCTCGAGCACCAGGATGCCTGCGTTCACCCAGTGGCTGAAAATCTCGCCCGGCCGCGGTTTCTCGACGAAACGGCGGATTCGCCCGTCGTCGTCCACCGCGACGATGCCGCTGTGCGCGGGATCCTCCCGGTGAAACAGCGCGACCGTACCCAACCCGCGTCGCGCGCGGTGGAACTCCCAGAGACGGTCGAGCCGGCACGTGCTCAGGTTGTCGCCGTACCAGACGAAAAAGGGACCGTCGAAACACGACGCTACGCGCTTGACGGCGCCGGCAGTGCCCAACAGCTCCGCCTCGTACGAGTAGGTGATCCGCACGCCGTAGGCGCCTCCGTCGCCGAAGTAATCGCGCACGACGTCCGGCAAATGGTGCAGGTTGATCACGACATCGCGAACACCGTACGACCGCAGCCACGAGAGGGTGTGCTCGAGCAACGGGCGCCCGTCCACGCGGACCATGCACTTGGGGATCCGGTCGGTCAGCGGCCGCAGGCGTGTGCCGAGCCCTGCGGCTAGGAGCATCGCCCGCGTCGGGCTCGCGAGCGCGCCGTGTGAGGCGCCAGACTCAGGGGTCGCCCGCATTCAACCGCACCACAGCGCCCGTTCGCGCCGATTCGTAGAGGGCGTGGGCCGCGCGCAACGCCTGCCAGCCGTCGTAGCCGCTCGCGAGCGGCTCGCGACGCTCGCGAATCGCGCTGGTGAACTCGGCCCACTCCGCAGCCCACGAGATGTCCTCTTCGGGGAACTCGAAGTGCCGCTCGTCCGGCGGCCCAGATTCCGGACGACGGCGCCCGAGCGTGAGCCGCTCCGGCCCGTAGCTCCGGCCCAGCCCTTCCGCGATCAGGTAGCCGTCGCGTCCGAAGACCTCAAATGAGAAGAGATTCTTCCACTGCGTCCAGCTCGCATGCACGGACGCAACGCGCCCCTCGGACGTGCGGAACAGGCCGAACGCGTTGTCCTCAACGGGAGCCGTCCCGGGCGGCACCGGTGGGGGTGTCCAGAAGTACGTGGGAACGAACCCCACGCCCTCAGCGAATTCGCCAAGGAACCATCGGCACAGATCGATCGCATGGATGCCCTGATCGAGCAGTTCCCCCCCGCCTGCCTTCTCGCGATCGGCGCGCCACTCGACCGCGTAGCCAGGCCGTCCGCCGTGGCCGTACCGGCATCTGATGAAACACGGCACGCCGATTTCGCCCTGTCGGACCAGCACGTGTGCCTGCCACACCGCGGGGTGGTGGCGATGATTGAAGCCGACCTTGATCACCGGCCCGCCGCCCCCTCGAGGTCCGGCGGCATCGAGGATCGTGCGGGCCTCCTCCGGGGTGCGCGCCATCGGCTTCTCCACCAGCACGTGCTTGCCGGATCGAGCCGCTTCCGCGGCCACGGGGGCGAGCCAGTCATGGGTGGTCGCGACGACCACGGCGTCGACATCGGCCCGGCGCACGGCGGCTCGCCACGACGTCGTCGCCTCACAACCGAGAAGGCGTGCCGTCTCCCCCGCGCGCGCGGCGTCGAGGTCTGCGACGACCACCACCTGCCCTGTTGCGGCCGACCGCACGATGGCGGCGCGGCGCCGGCCGATTACACCACACCCCACGATCGCCACCCGAAGCCTGGCCGGCGAGCTCACGCTGGACATGGACAGTACCAAGACCGCGGGGAGATGCCCCCGGTCACCCTTGCTCCTCCTGCGCCTTCTTAACCAACGGCAGCAGCGTATGGCGATCGAGCCGCCGCAGCGTGAACCAGGCGCTGTCGCGCAGTTCGGTGATCCGCGCGGCGTCCCAGGACTGCCATCCGTCATGCGGCGCGGCGATCAGCTTGCCCGTCAGCCCGTCGGCCCGCTCTGACACGAGGAAGGCGACGAGGTCCGCCGCAAGCTCCGGGGGGACGCCGCCCTGACCGGTAGTGCGCAGCGCACGGATCCGTTCCAGCAGCGGCCCGGCGCGCTCACCCGCCGCGAGGACCTCATCCTGCAGGGCGGTATCGACCGCGCCTGGCGCGATTGCGTTCACCTGCACGTTAAACTCCCGCGTTTCTTCCGCGAGCGTCTCGGTCAGTCGCACCACGGCCGCCTTGGACGTACCGTAGGCCGAGAACCGCGGAAGCGGCGCAGTGGCCCCACCGCCCGACAGGTTGACGATCTTCCCACGTCGGCGTTCGATCATGTGCGGGAGGACGGCGCGGCAGCACAGGAACGTACCGATCAGGTTGACGTGGATCGCCCGCACCCAGGCGTTCTGGTCAACGTCCCACATCGGCCCGATCGGACCGTACACGCCGGCCGCATTGACGAGGACGTCGATACCGCCGTACGTG is part of the bacterium genome and encodes:
- a CDS encoding transaldolase: MTAPVLNVKVFADGADKAAMLELYRNPLVRGFTTNPTLMRKAGVADYRAFALDVLEHIPDRPISFEVFADEFAEMRRQAREIAGWGEQVYVKIPITNTRGESSIPLVRDLTSAGVKVNVTALLALDHVRDVAAAVAGGAPAFVSVFAGRVADTGRDPVPLMAAALELLALAPNAELIWASPREVLNVVQADAIGCHVITVTPDILAKIGQLGKDLHEFSLDTVRMFRGDAVKAGYSLDASARPRV
- a CDS encoding HAD-IIIA family hydrolase, translated to MNHGACPAVFLDRDGVVNRAIVRAGRPHPPQSLAELEIPDDVPDALATLARAGFLLIGVTNQPDVARGAQRREVVEAINAALLARLPLTEMFVCYHDDRDGCECRKPRPGLLFQAAERYRISFAGSFMVGDRWKDVEAGRRAGCITVLLGSGWGEPSYGFPADHTTGTLRDAADWIVRQRAARAEEGAR
- a CDS encoding SIS domain-containing protein, encoding MSFTRHYLDETAKIVRQLDVAAIDRAVALLAETRAQGGRLFILGVGGSAANASHAVNDFRKIAEIEAYAPTDNVSELTARTNDEGWPTVFEAWLRTSRLQPRDLVLVFSVGGGDLEKNVSPNLVRALQYAKQIGARVVGIVGRTGGYTAQVANACVLIPTVSPDRVTPHAEAFQAVVWHLLVSHPDLKRATTKWESVR
- a CDS encoding glycosyltransferase family 2 protein, which translates into the protein MTVDASHAFVSVVVPVRNDARHIEGCVRRLLEQTYPHDHMEILVVDGMSDDGTREALERVQALPAPEIRVLDNPGRQRPAAMNIGIRAAQGEVIARVDARTILPRDYLERCVRALQESGADNVGGVQRAVASGTPQEAIGLAMSHPFGAGNAQFRLGKRSGFVDTVYLGCFRREVFERVGMFDEESPLLSEDSDINQRIREGGGRVYLDAGTVVGYYPRERLGELWRLYFRYGGARAGNLLKHGNLTSWRQVVPAAFVAMLVVLALLSIANRWALAGFGALVGLYLVCDAAVAASICVGSRKWALWPWLAAAFPSMHFAWAAGFFRRLCDRRAGRASWAWTER
- a CDS encoding glycosyltransferase family A protein; this translates as MERASSPLVSVIVPAYNAERFLERSLRSALTQTYRNLEIIVVDDGSSDRTAGIARGSGDPRVHYLSQPNRGQGPARNNGIRASTGAYVTLLDADDYYLPEKVGRQVAFLETRPDCGAVFCDALHFFSDAPHQFYGRRANIPDGDVFRALLRSSLVNPNTLMVRGDILRGGFFFCEDRYYPEEWDLCLRLMRAGVRFGYQPEDLVVVEIRENSNTTMDIQWILKRNALEMFERLFAQMSEEERTAFGADEVLRRCRANLAAAYLAKGDKRGFGRIVADALPGPRALLARAAVAAIPEPALRTLAIKIWRWRQRRSFSRRIRPAERTGAPGSAPSAARG
- a CDS encoding nucleotidyltransferase family protein, coding for MLLAAGLGTRLRPLTDRIPKCMVRVDGRPLLEHTLSWLRSYGVRDVVINLHHLPDVVRDYFGDGGAYGVRITYSYEAELLGTAGAVKRVASCFDGPFFVWYGDNLSTCRLDRLWEFHRARRGLGTVALFHREDPAHSGIVAVDDDGRIRRFVEKPRPGEIFSHWVNAGILVLEPGVLDEIPATGLVDFGRDVFPALLARGEALYGYRMSHDEGLWWIDRPQDLALLERIWPTVSRCPGDAAAHEG
- a CDS encoding Gfo/Idh/MocA family oxidoreductase, with translation MSSVSSPARLRVAIVGCGVIGRRRAAIVRSAATGQVVVVADLDAARAGETARLLGCEATTSWRAAVRRADVDAVVVATTHDWLAPVAAEAARSGKHVLVEKPMARTPEEARTILDAAGPRGGGGPVIKVGFNHRHHPAVWQAHVLVRQGEIGVPCFIRCRYGHGGRPGYAVEWRADREKAGGGELLDQGIHAIDLCRWFLGEFAEGVGFVPTYFWTPPPVPPGTAPVEDNAFGLFRTSEGRVASVHASWTQWKNLFSFEVFGRDGYLIAEGLGRSYGPERLTLGRRRPESGPPDERHFEFPEEDISWAAEWAEFTSAIRERREPLASGYDGWQALRAAHALYESARTGAVVRLNAGDP
- a CDS encoding SDR family oxidoreductase; this translates as MPETQAAIVTGGGRGIGRAVAHALARDGFRLVLVARTAAELERVAGEIRRLGGAAHTVSADVSHPEDASRIARAALDTYGGIDVLVNAAGVYGPIGPMWDVDQNAWVRAIHVNLIGTFLCCRAVLPHMIERRRGKIVNLSGGGATAPLPRFSAYGTSKAAVVRLTETLAEETREFNVQVNAIAPGAVDTALQDEVLAAGERAGPLLERIRALRTTGQGGVPPELAADLVAFLVSERADGLTGKLIAAPHDGWQSWDAARITELRDSAWFTLRRLDRHTLLPLVKKAQEEQG